Below is a genomic region from Pseudocalidococcus azoricus BACA0444.
GGTTGCAATCCGTTCAATTCAGGTCTAGGTATGTTGGAAAAAATCTTGATGGGTGTTTGGGCTTTTTCGGCCTTGGGTTTGGTGATTTTAGTTCTACTTCACAGTCCCAAGGGGGATGGTCTAGCGGCGATTGGCGGCCAGGCCCAGTTATTTACCAGTACCAAAAGTGCCGAAACAACCTTAAACCGAATTACCTGGACGTTAACCGTGCTGTTCATGGGCTTAACGGTGGTCTTAAGTGCAGGTTGGTTAGGGGCCAGTTCCTAAATTTTTC
It encodes:
- the secG gene encoding preprotein translocase subunit SecG, which translates into the protein MLEKILMGVWAFSALGLVILVLLHSPKGDGLAAIGGQAQLFTSTKSAETTLNRITWTLTVLFMGLTVVLSAGWLGASS